A section of the Brachyhypopomus gauderio isolate BG-103 chromosome 13, BGAUD_0.2, whole genome shotgun sequence genome encodes:
- the mal2 gene encoding protein MAL2 — protein MAEAPNSAATSFPAPTISLPLGLDVLRTYSGALICMEIVFGGLVWVLVASSHVPVPLLQGWVMFVSVTMFLGSSAYLALLLLRLAHRINTDWNFMDMVYHFVALLFYFAAFVLEAAITSAYVKQANATCVLRPVSNIVTFLDSRQYRINVVATIFAFIVTVCYGCSMFMGFRRWRK, from the exons ATGGCAGAAGCACCAAATTCAGCTGCGACCTCTTTCCCGGCGCCGACAATATCTCTGCCGCTCGGTTTGGATGTATTGAGGACATACTCAGGTGCTCTGATTTGCATGGAAATt GTGTTTGGAGGGTTGGTGTGGGTCCTGGTGGCGTCCTCGCACGTGCCCGTGCCGCTGCTGCAGGGCTGGGTGATGTTCGTGTCCGTCACCATGTTCCTCGGCTCCTCCGCCTACCTCGCGCTCCTCCTGCTGCGGCTCGCGCACAGGATCAACACTGACTGGAATTTTATG GACATGGTGTACCACTTTGTGGCTTTGCTCTTCTACTTCGCCGCTTTTGTGTTGGAGGCAGCGATAACGTCGGCGTACGTGAAACAAGCCAACGCGACCTGTGTGCTGCGGCCCGTCAGCAACATCGTCACGTTTCTAGACTCCCGGCAGTACAGGATAAACGTTGTGGCAACG ATTTTTGCGTTTATAGTGACGGTCTGTTACGGCTGCAGCATGTTCATGGGCTTCAGGAGGTGGCGGaagtga